The following are encoded together in the Drosophila sechellia strain sech25 chromosome 3R, ASM438219v1, whole genome shotgun sequence genome:
- the LOC6619212 gene encoding putative mediator of RNA polymerase II transcription subunit 26 isoform X1 yields the protein MQMRVTELPAVQLLLPLILVGLASGQRVAPGVNPQHYQQVPQQVPQHHPPPPPQHHQPQYQQQVHSAPGVPPQQYASDFQQYEQVQVPVQQQAPVQYQQVPVQQQQQQQHQPIHQQPTMQQQQQPPQGHHQQAGGHHHGQPQQVLNTGNIQQERAHIQEHMQVPIDTSKMSEAELQFHYFKMHDSDNNNKLDGCELIKSLIHWHEQGSKEQPNGEKPHVEEKVFSDEELVALIDPILQMDDTSRDGYIDYPEFIKAQQKAAEKQQQQQQQQPHEQQQQQQQPVH from the exons ATGCAGATGCGCGTCACGGAATTGCCAGCAgttcagctgctgctgcccctAATCCTGGTTGGATTGGCCAGCGGACAGCGCGTCGCTCCCGGCGTGAATCCGCAGCACTAT CAACAAGTGCCGCAGCAGGTGCCGCAGCACCAtccaccgccaccaccgcaGCACCACCAGCCGCAGTACCAGCAACAGGTCCACTCAGCGCCCGGTGTGCCGCCCCAGCAATAC GCCTCCGACTTCCAGCAATACGAACAGGTTCAAGTTCCCGTGCAGCAGCAGGCACCGGTCCAATATCAGCAAGTTCctgtgcagcagcagcagcagcagcaacatcaaccaATCCACCAGCAACCGAcgatgcagcaacagcaacagccgcCGCAGGGGCACCACCAGCAGGCAGGTGGCCACCACCATGGGCAACCGCAGCAGGTCCTAAACACCGGCAACATTCAGCAGGAGCGCGC TCACATCCAGGAGCACATGCAAGTGCCAATCGATACGAGCAAGATgtccgaggccgagctgcagTTCCACTACTTCAAGATGCACGACtcggacaacaacaacaagttgGACGGCTGCGAGCTGATCAAATCGCTGATCCACTGGCACG AGCAAGGCAGCAAGGAGCAGCCGAACGGCGAGAAGCCGCACGTGGAGGAGAAGGTTTTCTCCGACGAGGAGCTGGTGGCACTCATTGATCCCATCCTGCAGATGGACGACACCTCGCGCGACGGCTACATCGACTATCCGGAGTTCATTAAGGCACAGCAAAAGGCCGccgagaagcagcagcagcagcaacagcagcagccgcacgaacaacaacagcagcagcagcagccggtTCATTAG
- the LOC6619212 gene encoding PAX-interacting protein 1 isoform X3, translated as MQMRVTELPAVQLLLPLILVGLASGQRVAPGVNPQHYQQVPQQVPQHHPPPPPQHHQPQYQQQVHSAPGVPPQQYASDFQQYEQVQVPVQQQAPVQYQQVPVQQQQQQQHQPIHQQPTMQQQQQPPQGHHQQAGGHHHGQPQQVLNTGNIQQERAHIQEHMQVPIDTSKMSEAELQFHYFKMHDSDNNNKLDGCELIKSLIHWHVKDSSEKPPVKAQQEGHAEGQTEQPDDHKSGSVYTDKALEETIDYVLKSMDLNNDGFVDWAEYRKTEANIGKD; from the exons ATGCAGATGCGCGTCACGGAATTGCCAGCAgttcagctgctgctgcccctAATCCTGGTTGGATTGGCCAGCGGACAGCGCGTCGCTCCCGGCGTGAATCCGCAGCACTAT CAACAAGTGCCGCAGCAGGTGCCGCAGCACCAtccaccgccaccaccgcaGCACCACCAGCCGCAGTACCAGCAACAGGTCCACTCAGCGCCCGGTGTGCCGCCCCAGCAATAC GCCTCCGACTTCCAGCAATACGAACAGGTTCAAGTTCCCGTGCAGCAGCAGGCACCGGTCCAATATCAGCAAGTTCctgtgcagcagcagcagcagcagcaacatcaaccaATCCACCAGCAACCGAcgatgcagcaacagcaacagccgcCGCAGGGGCACCACCAGCAGGCAGGTGGCCACCACCATGGGCAACCGCAGCAGGTCCTAAACACCGGCAACATTCAGCAGGAGCGCGC TCACATCCAGGAGCACATGCAAGTGCCAATCGATACGAGCAAGATgtccgaggccgagctgcagTTCCACTACTTCAAGATGCACGACtcggacaacaacaacaagttgGACGGCTGCGAGCTGATCAAATCGCTGATCCACTGGCACG TCAAAGATAGTAGCGAGAAACCACCAGTCAAGGCCCAGCAGGAAGGCCACGCCGAGGGCCAAACGGAGCAGCCCGATGATCACAAGTCCGGATCGGTGTACACGGACAAGGCTCTGGAGGAGACCATTGACTATGTGCTGAAGTCCATGGACCTGAACAACGATGGATTTGTCGACTGGGCCGAGTACCGCAAGACTGAGGCCAACATTGGGAAAGACTAG
- the LOC6619212 gene encoding GATA zinc finger domain-containing protein 10 isoform X2, translating into MQMRVTELPAVQLLLPLILVGLASGQRVAPGVNPQHYQQVPQQVPQHHPPPPPQHHQPQYQQQVHSAPGVPPQQYQYEQVQVPVQQQAPVQYQQVPVQQQQQQQHQPIHQQPTMQQQQQPPQGHHQQAGGHHHGQPQQVLNTGNIQQERAHIQEHMQVPIDTSKMSEAELQFHYFKMHDSDNNNKLDGCELIKSLIHWHEQGSKEQPNGEKPHVEEKVFSDEELVALIDPILQMDDTSRDGYIDYPEFIKAQQKAAEKQQQQQQQQPHEQQQQQQQPVH; encoded by the exons ATGCAGATGCGCGTCACGGAATTGCCAGCAgttcagctgctgctgcccctAATCCTGGTTGGATTGGCCAGCGGACAGCGCGTCGCTCCCGGCGTGAATCCGCAGCACTAT CAACAAGTGCCGCAGCAGGTGCCGCAGCACCAtccaccgccaccaccgcaGCACCACCAGCCGCAGTACCAGCAACAGGTCCACTCAGCGCCCGGTGTGCCGCCCCAGCAATAC CAATACGAACAGGTTCAAGTTCCCGTGCAGCAGCAGGCACCGGTCCAATATCAGCAAGTTCctgtgcagcagcagcagcagcagcaacatcaaccaATCCACCAGCAACCGAcgatgcagcaacagcaacagccgcCGCAGGGGCACCACCAGCAGGCAGGTGGCCACCACCATGGGCAACCGCAGCAGGTCCTAAACACCGGCAACATTCAGCAGGAGCGCGC TCACATCCAGGAGCACATGCAAGTGCCAATCGATACGAGCAAGATgtccgaggccgagctgcagTTCCACTACTTCAAGATGCACGACtcggacaacaacaacaagttgGACGGCTGCGAGCTGATCAAATCGCTGATCCACTGGCACG AGCAAGGCAGCAAGGAGCAGCCGAACGGCGAGAAGCCGCACGTGGAGGAGAAGGTTTTCTCCGACGAGGAGCTGGTGGCACTCATTGATCCCATCCTGCAGATGGACGACACCTCGCGCGACGGCTACATCGACTATCCGGAGTTCATTAAGGCACAGCAAAAGGCCGccgagaagcagcagcagcagcaacagcagcagccgcacgaacaacaacagcagcagcagcagccggtTCATTAG
- the LOC6619212 gene encoding G-box-binding factor isoform X4 yields MQMRVTELPAVQLLLPLILVGLASGQRVAPGVNPQHYQQVPQQVPQHHPPPPPQHHQPQYQQQVHSAPGVPPQQYQYEQVQVPVQQQAPVQYQQVPVQQQQQQQHQPIHQQPTMQQQQQPPQGHHQQAGGHHHGQPQQVLNTGNIQQERAHIQEHMQVPIDTSKMSEAELQFHYFKMHDSDNNNKLDGCELIKSLIHWHVKDSSEKPPVKAQQEGHAEGQTEQPDDHKSGSVYTDKALEETIDYVLKSMDLNNDGFVDWAEYRKTEANIGKD; encoded by the exons ATGCAGATGCGCGTCACGGAATTGCCAGCAgttcagctgctgctgcccctAATCCTGGTTGGATTGGCCAGCGGACAGCGCGTCGCTCCCGGCGTGAATCCGCAGCACTAT CAACAAGTGCCGCAGCAGGTGCCGCAGCACCAtccaccgccaccaccgcaGCACCACCAGCCGCAGTACCAGCAACAGGTCCACTCAGCGCCCGGTGTGCCGCCCCAGCAATAC CAATACGAACAGGTTCAAGTTCCCGTGCAGCAGCAGGCACCGGTCCAATATCAGCAAGTTCctgtgcagcagcagcagcagcagcaacatcaaccaATCCACCAGCAACCGAcgatgcagcaacagcaacagccgcCGCAGGGGCACCACCAGCAGGCAGGTGGCCACCACCATGGGCAACCGCAGCAGGTCCTAAACACCGGCAACATTCAGCAGGAGCGCGC TCACATCCAGGAGCACATGCAAGTGCCAATCGATACGAGCAAGATgtccgaggccgagctgcagTTCCACTACTTCAAGATGCACGACtcggacaacaacaacaagttgGACGGCTGCGAGCTGATCAAATCGCTGATCCACTGGCACG TCAAAGATAGTAGCGAGAAACCACCAGTCAAGGCCCAGCAGGAAGGCCACGCCGAGGGCCAAACGGAGCAGCCCGATGATCACAAGTCCGGATCGGTGTACACGGACAAGGCTCTGGAGGAGACCATTGACTATGTGCTGAAGTCCATGGACCTGAACAACGATGGATTTGTCGACTGGGCCGAGTACCGCAAGACTGAGGCCAACATTGGGAAAGACTAG
- the LOC6619214 gene encoding uncharacterized protein LOC6619214, whose translation MAAMQSGGRPRERLLYAFRGWIAFVAFMDLGTAFRSYIERRSFLGDHSDTQFIEGDYTISRIIGMYCLLKAIALVHCTLYIHYKPVVSMGGCSLALTMVFYATEALYFRSSTINFYVIFPCVLNSITLLGLIYIPKRLRLWEPNMDLDDENSQLLKQMTGFKRRRAKKQ comes from the exons AT GGCTGCCATGCAGTCCGGCGGACGACCCCGCGAGCGATTGCTGTACGCCTTCCGGGGATGGATAGCATTCGTGGCCTTTATGGACCTGGGCACGGCCTTTAGGAGCTACATAGAAAGACGCAGCTTCCTGGGCGATCACAGCGACACTCAGTTCATAGAGG GTGACTACACCATATCGCGGATCATCGGGATGTACTGCCTGCTGAAGGCCATCGCTCTCGTCCACTGCACCCTGTACATCCACTACAAGCC GGTCGTCAGCATGGGCGGCTGCTCATTGGCCCTCACCATGGTCTTCTATGCCACCGAGGCACTCTACTTTCGCTCCAGCACCATTAACTTCTACGTGATCTTCCCGTGTGTGCTAAATT CTATAACTCTACTGGGCCTCATCTACATACCCAAACGACTGCGGCTCTGGGAGCCAAATATGGATCTGGATGACGAAAACTCACAGCTTCTCAAGCAAATGACGGGCTTCAAGAGACGGCGAGCGAAAAAACAATAG